A part of Caretta caretta isolate rCarCar2 chromosome 1, rCarCar1.hap1, whole genome shotgun sequence genomic DNA contains:
- the KPNA3 gene encoding importin subunit alpha-4 — translation MAENAAAAAAAGLENHRIKSFKNKGRDVETMRRHRNEVTIELRKNKRDEHLLKKRNVPQEESLEDSDVDADFKAQNVTLEAILQNATSDNPVIQLSAVQAARKLLSSDRNPPIDDLIKSGILPILVNCLERDDNPSLQFEAAWALTNIASGTSAQTQAVVQSNAVPLFLRLLHSPHQNVCEQAVWALGNIIGDGPQCRDYVISLGVVKPLLSFINPSIPITFLRNVTWVIVNLCRNKDPPPPMETVQEILPALCVLIYHTDINILVDTVWALSYLTDGGNEQIQMVIDSGVVPFLVPLLSHQEVKVQTAALRAVGNIVTGTDEQTQVVLNCDVLSHFPNLLTHPKEKINKEAVWFLSNITAGNQQQVQAVIDAGLIPMIIHQLAKGDFGTQKEAAWAISNLTISGRKDQVEYLVQQNVIPPFCNLLSVKDSQVVQVVLDGLKNILIMAGDEASTIAEIIEECGGLEKIEALQQHENEDIYKLAFEIIDQYFSGDDIDEDPSLIPEATQGGTYNFDPTANLQTKEFNF, via the exons AACAAAAGAGATGAACatcttttgaaaaaaagaaatgtcCCTCAAGAAGAAAGTTTAGAAGACTCAGATGTTGATGCTGACTTCAAAGCA CAAAATGTAACACTAGAAGCTATATTGCAG AATGCCACAAGTGATAATCCTGTGATCCAGTTGAGTGCTGTCCAAGCtgcaag AAAACTGTTATCGAGTGACAGAAATCCACCTATTGATGACTTAATAAAATCTGGAATTTTACCAATTCTGGTCAACTGTCTAGAAAGGGATGATAA tccTTCATTACAATTTGAAGCTGCGTGGGCACTGACTAACATAGCATCGGGCACTTCTGCACAGACCCAAGCTGTGGTACAGTCAA ATGCAGTACCCCTCTTTTTGAGACTGCTTCACTCACCACATCAGAATGTTTGTGAGCAAGCTGTTTGGGCTCTTGGAAATATTATAG GTGATGGTCCTCAGTGTAGAGATTATGTCATATCACTGGGAGTTGTCAAACCTCTTCTGTCCTTCATCAATCCCTCCATTCCCATCACCTTCCTTCGGAACGTCACATGGGTCATTGTAAATCTCTGCAGGAATAAGGACCCTCCACCGCCTATGGAGACAGTTCAGGAG attttgccAGCATTGTGTGTTCTTATATACCATACAGATATAAAC ATTCTTGTGGACACTGTTTGGGCTTTGTCCTACCTAACAGATGGTGGTAATGAACAGATACAGATGGTCATTGATTCAGGCGTTGTACCTTTTCTAGTTCCCCTTCTGAGCCATCAGGAGGTTAAAGTTCAA ACAGCAGCGCTGAGAGCAGTTGGCAACATAGTAACTGGTACTGATGAACAAACACAAGTTGTTCTCAACTGTGATGTTCTCTCTCACTTCCCAAATCTTCTGACGCATCCAAAAGAGAAGATAAACAAG GAAGCAGTTTGGTTCCTTTCCAATATCACAGCAGGAAACCAGCAACAAGTTCAAGCTGTAATAGATGCTGGACTAATCCCTATGATCATACACCAGCTGGCTAAG GGGGACTTTGGAACACAAAAGGAAGCTGCGTGGGCAATTAGCAACTTGACGATAAGTGGAAGAAAGGATCAG GTTGAATATCTTGTACAACAGAACGTAATCCCACCATTCTGTAATTTACTGTCAGTAAAAGACTCTCAGGTGGTCCAGGTGGTCCTGGATGGGCTGAAAAACATTCTGATAATGGCTGGTGATGAGGCTAGCACAATAGCTGAAATTATAGAAGAATGTGGAG GTTTAGAGAAAATTGAAGCCTTGCAACAGCATGAGAATGAGGACATCTATAAACTAGCATTTGAAATCATAGACCAGTATTTCTCTGGTGATGAT ATTGATGAAGATCCCAGCCTCATTCCTGAAGCCACTCAAGGAGGTACTTACAACTTTGACCCAACAGCCAATCTTCAAACAAAAGAATTTAATTTTTAA